Proteins encoded by one window of Streptacidiphilus sp. PB12-B1b:
- a CDS encoding PaaI family thioesterase, which yields MSEQQPEPGIKLNVPQDVIDRFAKLGVQPATFSGGELGDRLGIRIIEASPERVVGTMPVDGNQQPYGLLHGGASAALAETLGSIGAMLHAGPGRYAVGVDLNATHHRSATSGLVTGVATAVFRGRTAATFEVAITDDQGRRITSCRLTCMLRDT from the coding sequence ATGTCCGAGCAGCAGCCCGAACCCGGCATCAAACTGAACGTGCCCCAGGACGTCATCGACCGCTTCGCCAAGCTGGGCGTCCAACCCGCCACCTTCTCCGGCGGCGAGCTGGGCGACCGGCTCGGCATCCGGATCATCGAGGCGTCCCCGGAGCGCGTGGTCGGCACCATGCCGGTCGACGGCAACCAGCAGCCGTACGGGCTGCTGCACGGCGGCGCCTCGGCCGCGCTGGCGGAGACGCTGGGGTCGATCGGCGCGATGCTGCACGCCGGTCCGGGCCGCTACGCCGTGGGCGTGGACCTGAACGCGACCCACCACCGCTCGGCCACCTCGGGACTGGTCACCGGAGTGGCCACGGCCGTGTTCCGGGGCCGCACCGCGGCCACCTTCGAGGTGGCGATCACCGACGACCAGGGCCGCCGGATCACCAGCTGCCGGCTGACCTGCATGCTGCGCGACACCTGA
- a CDS encoding ANTAR domain-containing response regulator, with protein MTAAHDEQPEQPQQPEQHVPPTTTRVVIAEDEALIRLDLKEMLEEEGYTVVGEAGDGAEAVKLATELRPDLVILDVKMPILDGLSAAEQIHEAHIAPTLMLTAFSQRELVDRARDAGAMAYIVKPFNKSDLVPAIEMAVSRYSEIRALEAEIADLSLRLDTRKLVDRAKSVLQTKFGLTEPAAFRWIQKTSMDRRMTMKAVAEAVIEEGAAQDAKKKAAGGDSSN; from the coding sequence GTGACCGCCGCCCACGACGAGCAGCCCGAGCAGCCCCAGCAGCCCGAGCAGCATGTTCCGCCGACGACGACCCGCGTCGTCATCGCCGAGGACGAGGCGCTGATCCGCCTGGACCTCAAGGAGATGCTGGAGGAGGAGGGCTACACCGTCGTCGGCGAGGCCGGGGACGGCGCCGAGGCCGTGAAGCTCGCCACCGAGCTCCGCCCCGACCTGGTCATCCTCGACGTGAAGATGCCGATCCTGGACGGCCTCTCCGCCGCCGAGCAGATCCACGAGGCGCACATCGCGCCGACCCTGATGCTGACCGCCTTCTCCCAGCGCGAGCTGGTGGACCGGGCCCGGGACGCCGGGGCGATGGCCTACATCGTCAAGCCGTTCAACAAGAGCGACCTGGTGCCGGCCATCGAGATGGCGGTCTCCCGCTACAGCGAGATCCGCGCGCTGGAGGCGGAGATCGCCGACCTGAGCCTGCGGCTGGACACCCGCAAGCTGGTCGACCGCGCCAAGAGCGTGCTGCAGACCAAGTTCGGGCTGACCGAGCCCGCCGCGTTCCGCTGGATCCAGAAGACCTCGATGGACCGCCGGATGACCATGAAGGCGGTCGCCGAGGCGGTCATCGAGGAGGGCGCCGCGCAGGACGCCAAGAAGAAGGCGGCCGGGGGCGACTCCTCGAACTGA
- a CDS encoding APC family permease yields the protein MSSTDQLSPSALPGHNLRREIGLIGLMWASVGSIIGSGWLFGAQKAVVVAGPSALISWCIGAVAIILLALVHAELGGMFPVAGGTARYPHYTYGGLAGMSFGWFSWLQAATVAPIEVEAMIGYAKHWSWADGFQNADGTLTASGFIVAVILMAVFVAINFLGVRLLARTNSAATWWKIAIPLLTIFVLAITHFHGTNFTSQGFAPFGAKGILTAISTSGIIFALLGFEQAIQLSGESRNPRRDIPRAVLGSVTLGSAIYIALQVVYIAAMPRSAFAHGWGNLNYAGISGPFAGLATIVSLGWLAWILYADAIISPAGTGLIYTTSTSRISYGLSRNGYAPQLFEQTDRRGVPWFGLIMSFVTGVLCFLPFPSWQQLVSFITSASVLMYAGAPLAYGVLRTKLPDRERPYRLPAGQIISPLSFVVASLIIYWAGWDTLWRLGIAIVLGYALLGSYAWYANSKGLPNAPEMNWRSAQWLPVYLVGMGVISWQGSFCETAGCGARDNLPLWWDIGVIAVFSLAVYYWALSVGLGPEAIERNIADVEVVDAGGH from the coding sequence ATGTCATCCACTGACCAGCTGTCCCCATCGGCCCTGCCCGGCCATAATCTCCGGCGGGAGATCGGCCTCATCGGACTGATGTGGGCGTCCGTCGGCTCGATCATCGGCTCGGGCTGGCTCTTCGGCGCGCAGAAGGCCGTCGTGGTCGCCGGGCCCTCGGCGCTCATCTCGTGGTGCATCGGAGCGGTGGCGATCATCCTGCTGGCACTGGTCCACGCGGAGCTGGGCGGCATGTTCCCGGTGGCCGGCGGCACCGCGCGCTACCCGCACTACACCTACGGCGGCCTGGCCGGGATGTCCTTCGGCTGGTTCTCCTGGCTGCAGGCGGCGACGGTGGCGCCGATCGAGGTCGAGGCCATGATCGGCTACGCCAAGCACTGGTCCTGGGCGGACGGCTTCCAGAACGCCGACGGCACCCTGACCGCCTCCGGCTTCATCGTCGCCGTGATCCTGATGGCCGTCTTCGTCGCCATCAACTTCCTCGGGGTGCGGCTGCTCGCCCGCACCAACAGCGCGGCGACCTGGTGGAAGATCGCCATCCCGCTGCTCACCATCTTCGTGCTGGCGATCACGCACTTCCACGGGACCAACTTCACCTCCCAGGGCTTCGCCCCGTTCGGCGCCAAGGGCATCCTGACCGCGATCAGCACCAGCGGCATCATCTTCGCCCTGCTCGGCTTCGAGCAGGCGATCCAGCTGTCCGGCGAGAGCCGCAACCCCAGGCGGGACATCCCCCGCGCCGTCCTCGGCTCGGTCACCCTGGGCTCCGCCATCTACATCGCCCTGCAGGTGGTGTACATCGCCGCGATGCCCCGCTCGGCCTTCGCGCACGGCTGGGGCAACCTCAACTACGCGGGCATCAGCGGTCCCTTCGCCGGCCTGGCCACCATCGTCAGCCTGGGCTGGCTGGCCTGGATCCTCTACGCGGACGCCATCATCTCGCCGGCCGGCACCGGCCTGATCTACACCACCTCCACCTCGCGCATCTCCTACGGCCTGAGCCGCAACGGCTACGCCCCGCAGCTGTTCGAGCAGACCGACCGGCGCGGCGTGCCGTGGTTCGGCCTGATCATGTCCTTCGTCACCGGCGTGCTGTGCTTCCTGCCGTTCCCCAGCTGGCAGCAGCTGGTCTCCTTCATCACCTCGGCCAGCGTGCTGATGTACGCCGGCGCCCCGCTCGCCTACGGCGTGCTGCGCACCAAGCTGCCCGACCGCGAGCGCCCGTACCGGCTGCCCGCCGGGCAGATCATCTCGCCGCTGTCCTTCGTCGTCGCCAGCCTGATCATCTACTGGGCCGGCTGGGACACCCTGTGGCGGCTGGGCATCGCCATCGTCCTCGGCTACGCGCTGCTGGGCTCCTACGCCTGGTACGCCAACTCCAAGGGGCTGCCCAACGCCCCGGAGATGAACTGGCGCTCCGCGCAGTGGCTGCCGGTGTACCTGGTCGGCATGGGCGTCATCTCCTGGCAGGGCAGCTTCTGCGAGACGGCCGGCTGCGGGGCCCGCGACAACCTGCCGCTGTGGTGGGACATCGGCGTGATCGCGGTGTTCTCGCTGGCCGTCTACTACTGGGCCCTGTCGGTCGGCCTGGGCCCGGAGGCGATCGAGCGGAACATCGCCGACGTCGAGGTCGTGGACGCGGGCGGCCACTGA
- a CDS encoding EfeM/EfeO family lipoprotein: MTESEEPGEPGGRPRWRRPWLVAGAAAAVVALGAGAVAYAHGSSPAKPAAPQDGYPGLPHTTVDIASDTCGRGWTAPHTGLQVFDLVGTGPVAADAYLETAAGAVVGEVESLSPGTTRPFVVRLAAGSYTFQCLPQDEAAVKGPVVKVAGSGGGSPAVVPVTQQDLIPPTLAYEHWVSTQLPGLVRDVDTLQAAVAHGDLAAARTDWLPAHLDYERLGAAYDAFGPLDGSINGTTQGLPDGLTDPGFTGFHRLEYGLWHGQSASALAPVAATLGKDVRALQAKWPTEQMDPLLLGLRAHEIVENAVQFELTGRTDYGSGSNLATVGANLQGTQEALTLLKPLLSTRMTTLPQINADMAAAEAELAGLGGAPLGSLPTTRREQLNAVFGQLVDDLAPVAAVCDVRRTS; encoded by the coding sequence GTGACGGAGTCCGAGGAGCCCGGGGAGCCCGGAGGGCGGCCGCGATGGCGGCGTCCCTGGCTGGTGGCCGGGGCCGCGGCGGCGGTGGTCGCGCTGGGGGCCGGGGCGGTGGCCTACGCGCACGGGTCCTCCCCGGCGAAGCCCGCCGCGCCGCAGGACGGCTACCCCGGGCTGCCGCACACCACGGTGGACATCGCGTCCGACACCTGCGGCCGGGGCTGGACCGCCCCGCACACCGGGCTGCAGGTGTTCGACCTGGTCGGTACCGGTCCGGTGGCCGCCGACGCCTATCTGGAGACGGCGGCGGGCGCGGTCGTCGGCGAGGTGGAGAGCCTGTCGCCGGGCACGACCCGGCCGTTCGTGGTGCGGCTGGCCGCGGGCAGCTACACCTTCCAGTGCCTGCCGCAGGACGAGGCCGCGGTCAAGGGCCCGGTGGTGAAGGTGGCCGGCAGCGGCGGCGGCTCGCCCGCGGTGGTGCCGGTGACCCAGCAGGACCTGATCCCGCCGACGCTGGCCTACGAGCACTGGGTGTCCACCCAACTCCCGGGCCTGGTACGGGATGTGGACACACTGCAGGCCGCGGTGGCGCACGGCGACCTGGCCGCGGCGCGCACCGACTGGCTGCCGGCGCACCTCGACTACGAGCGGCTGGGCGCGGCCTACGACGCCTTCGGCCCACTGGACGGCAGCATCAACGGCACCACCCAGGGCCTGCCCGACGGGCTGACCGACCCCGGCTTCACCGGCTTCCACCGGCTGGAGTACGGGCTGTGGCACGGGCAGTCGGCGAGCGCGCTGGCACCGGTCGCGGCCACGCTCGGCAAGGACGTCCGGGCGCTCCAGGCGAAGTGGCCGACCGAGCAGATGGATCCGCTGCTGCTGGGGCTGCGGGCGCACGAGATCGTGGAGAACGCCGTCCAGTTCGAGCTGACCGGGCGGACCGACTACGGCAGCGGCTCCAACCTGGCGACGGTGGGGGCCAACCTGCAGGGCACGCAGGAGGCGCTGACGCTGCTGAAGCCGCTGCTGTCGACCAGGATGACGACGCTGCCGCAGATCAACGCGGACATGGCCGCCGCCGAGGCGGAGCTGGCCGGTCTGGGCGGGGCGCCGCTGGGGTCGCTGCCGACCACCCGGCGGGAGCAGCTGAACGCGGTGTTCGGGCAGCTGGTGGACGATCTGGCACCGGTCGCGGCCGTGTGCGACGTACGGAGGACCTCATGA
- a CDS encoding APC family permease: protein MATADQLSPPTASGRNLRREVGLIGLLWASEGSIIGSGWLFGAKNALITAGPAALISWGIAAVIIIILALVHAELGGMFPISGGTARFPHYSFGGAAGASFGWFSWLQAASVAPVEVEAMIQYAQHWHWADSWMHVKGGTNVLTGLGIVIAVVLMAIFVSINFLGIRMLARVNTVATWWKVGAPLLAILVLAISNFHGGNFTAGGGFMPFGFKSVLLAIPGSGIVFSLLGFEQAIQLAGESSNPKRDIPRATILSILIGAAIYILVQVVYIAALPAATFVKGWANLSYANDAAPMAGLATLVGIGWLAFILYADAVISPGGTALIYSTSTSRVSYGLSRNGYFPEVFERTDRRGVPWFGMIMAFVAGCIFFLPFPSWQQLVNLITSASVLMYAGAPLAFGAFRNRLPEHSRAYTLRFGTVVAPIAFILANLIIMWSGWTTVYKLGIAILIGYVLLAITQVFKLNPIKPQLDFKAAQWLLPYLLGIGLITYLGSFGPRTSPVLHFGWDMGVVAVFSLAIYYWAMAVALPTERIQAMIDEVVVIEESGH, encoded by the coding sequence ATGGCTACTGCAGACCAGCTGTCCCCGCCCACCGCATCTGGCCGCAATCTTCGGCGAGAGGTCGGCCTGATTGGGCTGCTCTGGGCGTCCGAAGGCTCGATCATCGGCTCCGGATGGCTCTTCGGCGCGAAGAATGCCCTGATCACGGCCGGTCCTGCCGCCCTGATCTCCTGGGGCATAGCCGCGGTCATCATCATCATCCTCGCGCTGGTCCACGCCGAACTCGGCGGGATGTTCCCGATCTCGGGTGGTACCGCCCGGTTCCCGCACTACTCCTTCGGCGGTGCAGCGGGCGCCTCATTCGGCTGGTTCTCCTGGCTGCAGGCAGCCTCGGTGGCTCCGGTCGAGGTCGAAGCCATGATCCAGTACGCGCAGCACTGGCACTGGGCTGACAGTTGGATGCACGTCAAGGGCGGCACCAACGTCCTGACCGGGCTCGGCATCGTGATAGCCGTCGTACTGATGGCGATCTTTGTCTCCATCAACTTCCTCGGCATCCGGATGCTGGCGCGCGTCAACACTGTGGCGACCTGGTGGAAGGTGGGTGCGCCGCTGCTTGCCATCCTCGTGCTGGCGATCAGTAACTTCCACGGCGGCAACTTCACCGCCGGCGGCGGCTTCATGCCCTTCGGCTTCAAGTCCGTCCTGCTGGCGATCCCCGGCAGCGGCATCGTGTTCTCGCTGCTCGGCTTCGAGCAGGCGATCCAGCTCGCCGGTGAGTCGTCTAACCCGAAGCGTGACATTCCGCGGGCGACCATCCTGTCCATCCTGATCGGCGCCGCGATCTACATCCTGGTCCAGGTCGTCTACATCGCGGCTCTGCCCGCTGCCACCTTCGTCAAGGGCTGGGCGAACCTGAGCTACGCCAACGACGCTGCCCCGATGGCCGGTCTGGCCACCCTGGTCGGCATCGGCTGGCTCGCCTTCATCCTCTACGCCGACGCGGTCATCTCCCCCGGTGGCACCGCGCTGATCTACTCGACCTCGACCTCCCGCGTGTCCTACGGCCTCAGCCGCAACGGCTACTTCCCCGAGGTGTTCGAGCGCACTGACCGCCGGGGCGTGCCGTGGTTCGGCATGATCATGGCCTTCGTCGCCGGATGTATCTTCTTCCTCCCGTTCCCGAGCTGGCAGCAGCTGGTCAACCTGATCACCTCCGCGAGCGTGCTGATGTACGCCGGCGCTCCGCTCGCCTTCGGCGCGTTCCGCAACCGGCTGCCGGAGCACTCGCGGGCCTACACCCTGCGCTTTGGCACGGTGGTCGCACCGATCGCCTTCATCCTCGCCAACCTGATCATCATGTGGTCGGGCTGGACCACCGTCTACAAGCTGGGCATCGCGATCCTGATCGGCTACGTGCTGCTCGCCATCACGCAGGTGTTCAAGCTGAACCCGATCAAGCCGCAGCTCGACTTCAAGGCCGCGCAGTGGCTCCTGCCCTACCTGCTCGGCATCGGCCTGATCACCTACCTGGGCAGCTTCGGGCCGAGGACGTCCCCGGTCCTCCACTTCGGCTGGGACATGGGCGTCGTCGCCGTGTTCAGCCTCGCCATCTACTACTGGGCGATGGCGGTCGCACTGCCGACCGAGCGCATCCAGGCCATGATCGACGAGGTCGTCGTCATCGAGGAGTCGGGCCACTGA
- the pyk gene encoding pyruvate kinase encodes MRRAKIVCTLGPATDSYDQIKALVDAGMDVARLNLSHGSYAEHEERYRRVRKAADETGRSVGVLVDLQGPKIRLETFAEGPVLLERGDRFTITTEDVPGDRHCCGTTYKGLCGDVSPGERILVDDGRVALEVVGVDGTRVECAVVEGGMVSDHKGLNLPGVAVSVPALSDKDVADLRWGLRVGADMIALSFVRSADDIKDVHDVMAKAGRYVPVIAKVEKPQAVQNLEGIVDAFDGVMVARGDLGVEMPLEQVPLVQKRAIKLCRRNAKPVIVATQMLDSMISASRPTRAEASDVANAVLDGADAVMLSGETSVGKYPVETVRTMARIVCAAEEDIIGAGLPPLTESNKPRTQGGAVARAAAEIGDFLDARYLVAFTQSGDTARRLSRYRSPIPVLAFTYEPAVRSQLSLSWGVETFMGPLVDTTDEMVAQVDAALLELGRCEPGDRVVITAGSPPGREGSTNLVRVHHVGQDDSSTPAAH; translated from the coding sequence ATGCGCCGAGCAAAAATCGTCTGTACGCTAGGCCCCGCCACCGACTCGTACGACCAGATCAAGGCTCTGGTCGACGCCGGTATGGACGTGGCCCGCCTCAACCTCAGCCACGGCTCCTACGCCGAACACGAGGAACGCTACCGCCGGGTCCGCAAGGCCGCCGACGAGACCGGCCGCAGCGTCGGCGTCCTCGTCGACCTGCAGGGCCCCAAGATCCGCCTGGAGACCTTCGCCGAGGGTCCGGTCCTGCTGGAACGCGGCGACCGCTTCACCATCACCACCGAGGACGTCCCCGGCGACCGCCACTGCTGCGGCACCACCTACAAGGGGCTGTGCGGCGACGTCAGCCCCGGTGAGCGCATCCTGGTGGACGACGGCAGGGTCGCCCTGGAGGTCGTCGGCGTCGACGGCACCCGGGTGGAGTGCGCCGTCGTCGAGGGCGGCATGGTCTCCGACCACAAGGGCCTCAACCTGCCCGGAGTGGCTGTCAGTGTCCCCGCGCTCAGCGACAAGGACGTCGCCGACCTGCGCTGGGGGCTCCGTGTGGGAGCCGACATGATCGCGCTCTCCTTCGTCCGCAGCGCGGACGACATCAAGGACGTCCACGACGTCATGGCCAAGGCGGGACGCTACGTCCCGGTCATCGCCAAGGTGGAGAAGCCGCAGGCGGTGCAGAACCTCGAGGGCATCGTGGACGCCTTCGACGGTGTCATGGTCGCCCGCGGCGACCTCGGCGTGGAGATGCCGCTGGAGCAGGTGCCGCTGGTCCAGAAGCGCGCCATCAAGCTCTGCCGCCGCAACGCCAAGCCGGTGATCGTCGCCACCCAGATGCTGGACTCGATGATCAGCGCCTCCCGGCCGACCCGCGCCGAGGCCTCCGACGTCGCCAACGCCGTCCTGGACGGGGCGGACGCGGTGATGCTCTCCGGTGAGACCAGCGTCGGCAAGTACCCGGTGGAGACGGTGCGGACCATGGCCCGCATCGTTTGCGCGGCCGAGGAGGACATCATCGGCGCGGGGCTGCCCCCGCTCACCGAGAGCAACAAGCCGCGCACCCAGGGCGGCGCGGTGGCCCGGGCGGCCGCCGAGATCGGCGACTTCCTGGACGCCAGGTACCTGGTGGCCTTCACCCAGTCCGGCGACACCGCGCGGCGGCTGTCGCGCTACCGCTCGCCGATCCCGGTGCTGGCCTTCACCTACGAACCGGCCGTCCGCAGCCAGCTCTCGCTGAGCTGGGGCGTGGAGACGTTCATGGGCCCGCTGGTCGACACCACCGACGAGATGGTCGCCCAGGTCGACGCCGCGCTGCTGGAGCTCGGCCGCTGCGAGCCGGGCGACCGCGTGGTGATCACGGCCGGCTCGCCGCCCGGCCGCGAGGGCTCGACCAACCTGGTCCGGGTGCACCACGTCGGCCAGGACGACTCGTCCACGCCGGCCGCCCACTGA
- the polA gene encoding DNA polymerase I yields MAGSTGTSKQGRRRLLLLDGHSMAYRAFYAFPAENFATSTGQPTNAVYGFASMLANILRDEAPTHFAVAFDVSRKTFRAGIYPEYKATRSASPEEFRGQVELVGELLDAMRVPHLRLAEYEADDIIATLATRARAEGFEVLILTGDRDALQLVSPEVTVLYPTKGVSEMTRYTPEKVFEKYGVTPEQYPDLAALRGDPSDNLPGIPGVGEKTAAKWIGQYGSFHELVEHADEVKGKIGEKLRAGLDAVKLNRELTELVRDVELPLGLDDLDRRPYDRDATLVLLEALEFRNQALRDRLFAADPGAGGSEEAAPAAGPGVEVDGELLTDDGALAGWLAEHAAGPGRIGLMADYSWARGEGQVTAFALAAEGGPAAWADPSALAEADERAFAAWLADPERPKALHIAKQVQRAFAEHGWQIEGVAVDSALAAYLEKPGRRTFGLDVLAEEYLGRQLDPAGSGDGGQLAFGDDAEDEAVAAAQALMVRARTVLDLSDVFEERLAKDGGLELMRDLELPISALLARMERAGIAADLEWLTQLEVQFGAAVQQAVKEAHTAVGHEFNLGSPKQLQEILFVELGLPRTKKIKTGFTTDADALAWLAAQTTHELPVILLRHRDQTRLRSTVEGLIKTVAADGRIHTTFNQMVAATGRLSSTDPNLQNIPVRTEEGRMIRRAFVVGAGFDALLTADYSQIELRIMAHLSGDEALLAAFASGEDLHTTVGAQVFGVERPQVDAEMRRKIKAMSYGLAYGLSAFGLSQQLGIEAGEARRLMDTYFERFGGVRDYLRRVVDEARNTGYTETVLGRRRYLPDLTSDNRQRREMAERMALNAPIQGSAADIVKIAMLKVQAALTAEGLASRMLLQVHDEVVLELAPGERERVEVLVRREMADAYPLRAPLDVSVGVGADWESAAH; encoded by the coding sequence ATGGCGGGTAGTACGGGCACGAGCAAGCAGGGGCGGCGCCGGCTGCTGCTCCTGGACGGCCATTCCATGGCCTACCGGGCGTTCTACGCGTTCCCTGCCGAGAACTTCGCCACCTCCACCGGCCAGCCGACCAATGCCGTCTACGGCTTCGCGTCGATGCTCGCCAACATCCTGCGGGACGAGGCGCCGACCCACTTCGCGGTGGCCTTCGACGTCTCCCGGAAGACCTTCCGGGCCGGGATCTACCCGGAGTACAAGGCCACCCGCTCCGCCTCGCCGGAGGAGTTCCGCGGCCAGGTCGAGCTGGTCGGCGAGCTGCTGGACGCCATGCGCGTGCCGCACCTGCGCCTGGCCGAGTACGAGGCCGACGACATCATTGCGACCCTGGCCACCCGCGCCCGGGCCGAGGGCTTCGAGGTGCTGATCCTCACCGGCGACCGGGACGCCCTGCAGCTGGTCAGCCCCGAGGTCACGGTGCTGTACCCGACCAAGGGCGTCTCCGAGATGACCCGCTACACGCCGGAGAAGGTGTTCGAGAAGTACGGCGTCACGCCCGAGCAGTACCCGGACCTGGCGGCGCTGCGCGGCGACCCCTCCGACAACCTGCCCGGCATCCCCGGCGTGGGCGAGAAGACCGCGGCCAAGTGGATCGGCCAGTACGGCTCCTTCCACGAGCTGGTCGAGCACGCCGACGAGGTCAAGGGCAAGATCGGCGAGAAGCTGCGGGCCGGCCTGGACGCGGTGAAGCTCAACCGCGAGCTGACCGAGCTGGTCCGCGACGTCGAACTCCCGCTCGGCCTGGACGACCTGGACCGCCGCCCCTACGACCGGGACGCCACCCTGGTGCTGCTGGAGGCCCTGGAGTTCCGCAACCAGGCGCTGCGCGACCGGCTGTTCGCGGCCGACCCGGGCGCGGGCGGCTCCGAGGAGGCCGCCCCCGCCGCCGGTCCGGGCGTGGAGGTCGACGGCGAACTGCTGACCGACGACGGCGCGCTGGCCGGCTGGCTGGCCGAGCACGCCGCCGGGCCCGGTCGGATCGGCCTGATGGCGGACTACAGCTGGGCCCGCGGCGAGGGCCAGGTGACCGCGTTCGCGCTGGCCGCCGAGGGCGGCCCGGCGGCCTGGGCCGACCCCTCCGCCCTGGCCGAGGCGGACGAGCGGGCCTTCGCCGCCTGGCTGGCCGACCCCGAGCGGCCCAAGGCGCTGCACATCGCCAAGCAGGTGCAGCGGGCCTTCGCCGAGCACGGCTGGCAGATCGAGGGCGTGGCCGTCGACAGCGCCCTGGCCGCCTACCTGGAGAAGCCCGGCCGCCGCACCTTCGGCCTGGACGTCCTGGCCGAGGAGTACCTCGGGCGGCAGCTCGACCCGGCCGGCTCCGGCGACGGCGGCCAACTGGCCTTCGGCGACGACGCCGAGGACGAGGCGGTGGCCGCCGCACAGGCGCTGATGGTGCGCGCCAGGACGGTGCTCGACCTGTCCGACGTGTTCGAGGAGCGGCTGGCCAAGGACGGCGGGCTGGAGCTGATGCGGGACCTGGAGCTGCCGATCTCGGCGCTGCTGGCCCGGATGGAGCGGGCCGGGATCGCGGCCGACCTGGAGTGGCTGACCCAGCTGGAGGTGCAGTTCGGCGCCGCCGTGCAGCAGGCGGTCAAGGAGGCCCACACCGCGGTCGGCCACGAGTTCAACCTGGGCTCGCCCAAGCAGCTCCAGGAGATCCTCTTCGTCGAGCTGGGCCTGCCCAGGACCAAGAAGATCAAGACCGGCTTCACCACCGACGCGGACGCGCTGGCGTGGCTGGCCGCGCAGACCACGCACGAGCTGCCGGTGATCCTGCTGCGCCACCGCGACCAGACCCGGCTGCGGTCCACCGTCGAGGGCCTGATCAAGACGGTCGCGGCGGACGGCCGGATCCACACCACCTTCAACCAGATGGTGGCGGCGACCGGCCGGCTCTCGTCCACCGACCCCAACCTGCAGAACATCCCGGTCCGCACCGAGGAGGGCCGGATGATCCGCCGCGCCTTCGTCGTCGGCGCGGGCTTCGACGCCCTGCTCACCGCCGACTACAGCCAGATCGAGCTGCGGATCATGGCCCATCTCTCCGGCGACGAGGCGCTGTTGGCGGCCTTCGCCAGCGGCGAGGACCTGCACACCACCGTCGGCGCGCAGGTGTTCGGCGTGGAGCGCCCCCAGGTCGACGCGGAGATGCGGCGCAAGATCAAGGCCATGTCGTACGGACTGGCGTACGGGCTCTCGGCGTTCGGCCTGTCGCAGCAGCTGGGCATCGAGGCGGGCGAGGCCCGGCGGCTGATGGACACCTACTTCGAGCGCTTCGGCGGGGTGCGGGACTACCTGCGCCGGGTCGTGGACGAGGCCAGGAACACCGGCTACACCGAGACCGTCCTCGGCCGCCGCCGCTACCTGCCGGATCTGACCAGCGACAACCGGCAGCGCCGGGAGATGGCCGAGCGGATGGCGCTGAACGCGCCGATCCAGGGCTCGGCCGCGGACATCGTCAAGATCGCCATGCTGAAGGTGCAGGCGGCGCTGACCGCCGAGGGCCTGGCCTCGCGGATGCTGCTCCAGGTCCACGACGAAGTGGTGCTGGAGCTGGCGCCGGGGGAGCGGGAGCGGGTCGAGGTGCTGGTCCGCCGGGAGATGGCGGACGCCTATCCGCTGCGCGCCCCGCTGGACGTGTCGGTGGGTGTCGGCGCGGACTGGGAGAGCGCGGCCCACTGA
- a CDS encoding class I SAM-dependent methyltransferase, with product MTEHTAATDADDDDTEAVRRQADTAESSRANRSWWDRNADEYQDEHGGFLGDARFTWCPEGLDEADARLLGDPADLRGRRVLEIGAGAAQCSRWLAARGARPVALDLSHRQLQHALRIDQHLGLVPVPLVQADATVLPFADGAFDLACSAYGAVPFAADTARLMREVHRVLRPGGRWVFSVTHPVRWAFPDEPGPEGLTAVSSYFDRTPYVEEDEHGRAVYVEHHRTLGDRVRELTAAGFRLLDLVEPEWPPGLTQEWGGWSPLRGRHLPGTAIFVCARD from the coding sequence ATGACTGAGCACACCGCAGCCACCGACGCTGACGACGACGACACCGAGGCCGTGCGACGCCAGGCGGACACCGCCGAGAGCAGCCGGGCCAACCGCAGTTGGTGGGACCGCAACGCCGACGAGTACCAGGACGAGCACGGCGGATTCCTCGGCGACGCCCGGTTCACCTGGTGCCCCGAGGGCCTGGACGAGGCCGACGCCCGGCTCCTCGGCGACCCGGCCGACCTGCGCGGACGCCGGGTGCTGGAGATCGGCGCCGGGGCCGCCCAGTGCTCGCGCTGGCTGGCCGCGCGCGGGGCCCGCCCGGTCGCGCTCGACCTCTCCCACCGGCAGCTGCAGCACGCGCTGCGGATCGACCAGCACCTGGGACTGGTGCCGGTGCCGCTGGTGCAGGCCGACGCCACCGTCCTGCCCTTCGCCGACGGCGCGTTCGACCTCGCCTGCTCCGCCTACGGCGCGGTGCCCTTCGCCGCCGACACCGCGCGGCTGATGCGCGAGGTGCACCGGGTGCTGCGCCCGGGCGGGCGCTGGGTGTTCTCGGTGACCCACCCGGTCCGCTGGGCCTTTCCGGACGAGCCCGGCCCGGAGGGGCTGACGGCGGTCTCCTCCTACTTCGACCGCACCCCCTATGTGGAGGAGGACGAGCACGGCCGGGCCGTGTACGTCGAGCACCACCGCACCCTGGGCGACCGGGTGCGGGAGCTGACGGCGGCCGGCTTCCGCCTGCTCGACCTGGTCGAGCCGGAGTGGCCGCCGGGGCTCACCCAGGAGTGGGGCGGCTGGAGCCCGCTGCGCGGGCGGCACCTCCCGGGCACGGCGATCTTCGTCTGTGCCCGGGACTGA